A stretch of Desulfobacter hydrogenophilus DNA encodes these proteins:
- the fliE gene encoding flagellar hook-basal body complex protein FliE: MDGINTQIPGKLSLYRESVANRAAKRSPEFMKRLESAVLEVNNNQHVADDSVEAVIEGRLGIHEGMMALGKASTSLKVLAQVRNKAMSAYEEIMRLQV; encoded by the coding sequence ATGGATGGAATAAATACACAAATTCCCGGCAAACTCTCCTTGTACAGGGAATCCGTGGCGAACCGGGCAGCCAAGCGAAGCCCAGAATTTATGAAACGTCTGGAATCAGCCGTCCTGGAAGTGAATAATAATCAGCATGTGGCAGATGATTCTGTTGAGGCCGTCATAGAAGGCAGGCTTGGTATTCATGAAGGCATGATGGCGTTAGGCAAAGCCTCCACCTCCCTAAAAGTACTGGCACAGGTCCGCAACAAGGCCATGAGTGCCTATGAAGAAATTATGCGTCTGCAGGTATAA
- the flgC gene encoding flagellar basal body rod protein FlgC, whose protein sequence is MDLMNASKISGTALAAHRMKLNVIAENLANVDTTRSEDGGPYRRKMVVFKGDDIDSFESVVQEKIRKERSGRIELSDIEFEEEKKPDNGTGVRVDQIVRSQEDFHLVYNPAHPDADPDTGYVKMPNVDHLTEISDMMVARRSYEASVTALSTTKNMVSKALEIGK, encoded by the coding sequence ATGGATTTAATGAATGCATCAAAAATCAGCGGCACGGCCCTTGCGGCCCATCGTATGAAACTCAATGTCATTGCTGAAAATCTGGCGAACGTGGATACCACCAGAAGCGAAGACGGCGGACCCTATCGTAGAAAAATGGTGGTATTCAAAGGAGATGATATTGACTCCTTTGAAAGCGTGGTCCAAGAAAAGATTCGAAAGGAGCGGTCCGGCCGGATTGAATTATCGGACATTGAGTTTGAGGAGGAAAAAAAGCCGGATAACGGCACAGGTGTCAGAGTGGATCAGATTGTCAGGTCCCAGGAAGATTTTCATCTGGTGTATAATCCGGCCCATCCCGATGCAGATCCGGATACAGGCTATGTGAAGATGCCCAACGTGGATCATTTAACCGAAATTTCAGACATGATGGTTGCCCGGCGCAGTTATGAGGCCAGTGTCACGGCGCTTTCCACCACAAAGAATATGGTTAGCAAAGCACTTGAAATAGGTAAATAA
- the flgB gene encoding flagellar basal body rod protein FlgB yields MADSRIFGNTYEMIGKSMDISTRRHNLIAGNIANMDTIGYTPSDIDFQSALKRAMTEPEPDYLDKTNEKHLSGNIDGSAGQINGMDSEDVDIYHLDSVNIDTEMMNLMENNVKFRSTAEMLLRKMTILNYAIDEGGK; encoded by the coding sequence ATGGCCGATTCAAGAATTTTCGGGAACACCTACGAGATGATCGGGAAAAGTATGGACATCTCAACCCGGCGGCATAACCTGATCGCAGGCAATATCGCCAATATGGATACCATCGGGTATACGCCCAGCGATATAGATTTTCAAAGTGCGCTCAAACGGGCCATGACTGAACCGGAACCTGACTATCTGGACAAAACCAATGAAAAACATCTATCCGGCAATATTGACGGGTCAGCCGGTCAAATTAACGGTATGGACAGCGAGGATGTGGATATCTATCACCTGGATTCGGTGAACATTGATACGGAAATGATGAATCTGATGGAAAACAATGTGAAATTCAGATCTACTGCCGAAATGCTGCTGCGTAAAATGACCATACTCAACTATGCCATTGATGAAGGAGGAAAATAA
- a CDS encoding sigma-54-dependent transcriptional regulator: MPGQRLFLIIENPKERMTYTDLFETMGFLVDAVPEGSDAITHVLSQKPAVVVADDGTPGFSALDFLKQAADSDTGVPKTIILTPDPVMDYAVSLMQHGAMDYLIKPVDPRQLELSVKKSLVTAFAPVPAAKGKTVKHKAVQIITKDPKMARLLKLAARVADSSASVLIQGESGTGKELLARFLHEKSTRRQQPFIAINCAALPETLLESELFGHEKGAFTGALAKKAGKFELADKGTLFLDEITEMQFHLQSKLLRVLQEKVVDRVGGTQPVDVDVRIIATTNRDAKTAIEDQAFREDLFYRLNTIPLIIPPLRERSQDIQPLCDFFIKKYCRIDARSVKGLTDQARSMLKNHSFPGNVRELENIIHRAVLLAETDMITPSDLLMDDGAETAFFDDTGIDSVANEDFSAVSLKEMEEKMIFRTLDQTEGNRTHAAKILGISVRTLRNKLNEYKEPL, translated from the coding sequence GTGCCTGGACAACGATTATTTCTCATAATTGAAAACCCCAAAGAGCGAATGACCTATACCGACCTGTTCGAGACGATGGGTTTTTTGGTTGATGCCGTTCCCGAAGGCTCGGATGCCATCACCCACGTGCTTTCTCAAAAACCTGCGGTAGTTGTGGCCGACGATGGTACGCCGGGATTCTCAGCTTTGGATTTTCTTAAACAGGCGGCGGATTCAGACACCGGGGTGCCAAAGACTATTATCCTTACCCCGGATCCTGTGATGGATTATGCCGTCAGCCTTATGCAGCACGGTGCCATGGATTATCTGATCAAGCCGGTTGATCCAAGACAGCTTGAACTCAGCGTTAAAAAATCCTTGGTCACAGCCTTTGCACCCGTGCCTGCTGCAAAGGGAAAAACAGTTAAACATAAAGCGGTTCAGATTATTACTAAAGACCCCAAAATGGCGCGTCTGCTTAAGCTTGCCGCCCGGGTGGCGGATTCGTCGGCATCGGTGCTTATTCAGGGCGAAAGCGGCACCGGCAAGGAGCTGCTTGCAAGATTTCTGCATGAAAAAAGTACCCGACGGCAGCAGCCGTTTATCGCCATCAACTGTGCAGCCCTGCCAGAAACCCTTCTGGAAAGCGAATTGTTCGGCCATGAAAAAGGGGCCTTCACCGGTGCATTGGCAAAAAAAGCCGGCAAGTTTGAACTGGCCGATAAAGGAACCCTGTTTCTGGACGAAATCACGGAGATGCAGTTTCATCTTCAATCCAAACTCCTACGGGTACTCCAGGAAAAGGTAGTAGACCGGGTGGGAGGCACTCAACCCGTGGATGTGGATGTCCGGATAATCGCCACTACCAACCGGGATGCCAAGACAGCCATAGAGGACCAGGCATTCAGGGAGGATTTGTTTTACCGCCTCAATACCATTCCGCTGATTATCCCCCCCTTGCGGGAGCGTAGTCAGGACATTCAGCCCTTATGCGATTTTTTTATAAAAAAATACTGCAGGATTGACGCAAGGTCTGTCAAAGGATTGACAGATCAGGCACGTTCCATGCTGAAGAATCATTCTTTTCCCGGCAACGTCCGGGAACTTGAAAATATAATTCATCGTGCCGTACTTCTTGCTGAAACCGATATGATCACCCCTTCTGATTTGCTCATGGATGATGGCGCAGAAACAGCCTTTTTTGATGACACAGGCATAGACTCCGTTGCCAATGAGGACTTTTCGGCAGTATCCCTCAAAGAGATGGAAGAAAAAATGATTTTCAGAACACTGGATCAGACCGAGGGAAACCGAACACATGCGGCAAAAATTCTGGGGATCAGTGTTAGAACTCTTCGCAATAAACTGAACGAATACAAAGAACCTCTCTGA